The Helicoverpa zea isolate HzStark_Cry1AcR chromosome 2, ilHelZeax1.1, whole genome shotgun sequence DNA window ATGTGGGAGGTCATACACACACCTACGattgtaggtataggtatgtaCATTCTTTCTTAATCTTCCGAAATATAGACGTGATGCTTTATCTTCAGCATCCTCTGAACAACcgataaataaaaactgacatATTTTCGAGAAGAAGATTAAACTCGTACATTCGAATATAAACAGCATAAATAACATCACGAGTACATTCCTACAGCgtaaactaattttaaaatacatcttGAACCAGGATATGATAAAAACTCGCTGAGGAAACGTATCATTTcattcaacatttttatattctgaGTTATGATCCATTTGCTCtttgaattatatttaaaaatatcatttggGTGTACGTGAAATTTTAAAACATCGTTTGGTACGTAAATAGAGTAGTTGGagctgaaataaaatgaaaaagtgaTGCTTCAATTGCACGAGAATGGCAGCTAGCCATGAAATGTCTGCTTCGAATCACAAGCATACGTGACTGGGACCTTTGACAGACGAAGATTGAAAGAGCGAGTACGCTTACAAATGGACTTGGGGTATAATTGAAAGTTAAGCTAGTAAGTCCACAATGCAACTTAGAGATAAATTGGTATTGCTGTCTGAAACAAAGACCATTTAACAGCAGAAAAtctagtttttttatcaaattcctGGAGTAGACTTGTGATGTTTGCCCAACTCTAGTTAAACTGTACCATCAACTTTCCTAAGTGATGTAGTTTTGAGTGGTGTAGTGGTGAGGAGTAAAAGTATTGTTTCCTACTTTAAATAAGAATGATCTATCATTCCTTCTGACACATAGTGCATTCAGGGCATAGTGAAACtcaacattataattttactagcttctgtcagcggtttcacccgcatcccgtaggaaccacggcacgaacccggataaaaagtagcctgtagccttcctcgattgaacactgaaagaatttttcaaatcggtccagtagttcttgagaatagcgcgtccaaacaaacaaacaaactcttcagctttataatattagtatagattaacaccttgtaacctacctatgttcacagaataaagagctttgacttAGACTTTGACAtaagataattttaaacaaaatgctTAGCGGAAAAAGCATAGGTGTGCggtaataatttaatatctacTAAGCAACAGACATTTTAAACCAGCTAAAAGTAAACCTTGGCAGTAACGCGGAAAAGGTTACTAGGTCGCGGACACGCGCCAAAACCATACCAGAACTAAGATTAATTTCCACCATGTTCTTATTTTAAGATCATCTGCATTCGACTAATCATTgatttttaaaaaaagaatccGTTACACAACGCCCTCTGACGTCAGGTGTCATTTGACGTGCGTCGGCGAAGTTATTCCGGATATCTCAGCCGCTGTTTGTATCGCACCGACAGTTATCGAGCGAACAGTAcgcgaaaataaaatacaaaactttagGCGGAGCTGCCAAGAAGAATTACGTGCTAACCATGTCATAATGTTTGTGTATAGTACGGGATTACGAGGCGCGTtgtactaatatttatttaacacattcGTTTTAGAAGTAAGACTTTTGATGATGAAGTTGCAACATTTGGCTGTAATGGCCAACTGGTTTATTGCTGCATTGTTATTACTAACTTTATTTGACGCCTATGATTTACGTGCATGTtcaacattgtattaaaaactagaTCTATATTTGTTAAAGTTTGCATCCAAgtttttgatttgattgtatcaaaaataaaagtttaatcattttatttctaccttgatacaaaaaaatctactgAATATGGAAAGAATTTGTTGGGACAGTCTGCAAAAGTGACCAGTAATGGTCACCCTAGGAGCAAGCCTaagattttaaagttatttcagtttatttgtaagtaattaaatggGATGCAGATAAACAGTAAACTATTCATATGgcaaaataatcataaatcaatattgttttctacttttaatttatgaaaaaaatattaaatttttctcTTGTTAATTAAGTTTTCCTAAAGAAGAGCCTGTTACCAAGATGTGCTTATGCTAAGTGAAATGTAGGAACATACCTTGTGATCGGCCCACGCATCTCTCTGGCACGCTCGGCCGCAGTAGTAGACAAACTGGCATCCTGAACATTTCAGCACTTTGCCCCTGAAATGCAACATGACATGGTCATCGAGAGATCTTACTGatgcatgtttaaaaatacaGGTGCAACACGTGTGTGTGAATTTCAATGTCAATTATAGACAATATGAGTATCATGTTTTGTAAAGTAAATCAAATTTTTATGTTACAAGTAACATTACATAATTCTGCCTATTAAACCTAATTGAGAATGTATCacaagaaaattattacaaaaatctattcaatatcaataaactgcatttacaaaactttaaatagttttaaaaaattatggATGCTTATATTTAACTTTGTAACTTAAACAATAATAGCCATGcttccaaattaaaaaaaagaaaatatgcatacaatgttttatttatttcagagtaCTTTTGAACTGTTATGAATTGAAGAGCAacaaaaaattatgaattaacaGATACCTATTGTACATGAAAATGTAATGTATATTTTAAAGGATTTAACTTGTTTTAAGTTACTTACTTTTCAAGACAACTATCGCACCGGCTTCCTTGTTCTTTCGACgacaaaacaaaagcgaaagGTTGTTCAGTGAGGATCAAATCACCAGCTTTTATTGACGAGTCCGTATTCCTGTACTTGTTCttcatatttattgttttaagttaTAACTTAAGACTAAAGCGTACGTATTCGATAGAGAATGTAATAGGAATGTCAACGTTCTATACTCCTCGAGTTACGAGGCGAGGTGTTACTGCGGATGCCGAAAATATGATTTGGCCCCGCTACCTGCCGGTCCAAAATTAACACTACTCAATACCGGTTACATTATTTTTAGTGAAGACGCGACTACAGCCGGcatattaaaacgaaaaacaaacaaaaagcgGCACTATTATTAGATCGGCATTTCGTCATGAAAAGTAAAGGAAAGCAGGCGAAGTCTTCAAGCAAGCGGTATACAGAAAACATCAAATTGCATTTCCACGAGCTATTGTTTACCTTTTTCTGACAACAGGATAGCCATATTTTAATCACTTTACACTATAGAAAGAGATGGACATAGAAAGGCAATAAATTTTAGTTCGTGTACCAAAGCGCTTTTGGCACCATTTTGGTACCACAATTTGACATTGTCTTTATTGTCAGAAAAAGGAAGATATTCTCGAAatctcaataaatatattttgttattgtatttcTTCTACAGATATATGCAATAAGAACGTTGGAAAATGTTATAACTATAAGGTTATAAAAGATAGACATTCATAATGTATTGTTAAAGAAATAGCTTTATCTCCTAATATTTACTGATGGATGGAAACCAAAATACTAGAGCCCAAATGGTTGTCAAAGTTGAcgtacgaaaaaaaaaagaaaaaaaagcagaaaataaacaaaagcaacGTGCACGGCagtgctatttttatttctacaataatttaaacaaataattatatcaCTATGTCGCTTATAATGACAAAAGCTGCGCTTGCTTTGAAAAACCCTGAGAGCAACTTTCAATTCGTTAAATTTGAAGCACATAAACCAAAAAAGAAGGCTGCTCCAGACAACAGTGAGcaaaatgaaatgaaacaaGGAAACAAACATTCTAGCAAAGATTTAGACCTTAAGAAGATAAGGCATGAAGTAGTCAAGTTTGGAATGTCTGGGTTTGACCCCACAAAGAAAGAAGAAGCAAGAATTGCGCTGGCAGTCAGTTtaggttagtttttatttttgtaataattatttgttatcTAACACGATTGTGTGTGATAATACGATACTTGATTTGCGTCTTCTTTGCATTTATAGATCCCTTCAGTATAACCTATATAGTTATAAAAAGGCTATTTGCTATTGCAGGACTTATTAAAAACCCTGCCCCGGAGAGTGATGAAAAGGGAGAGATTTGTTTGTacaattatttctgaaataaaatcacaataGACTCTTTAATAGTAATATTAGATTTCATACTTTAATCAGATGTCATTATTCACATAGTAAATAGCtataaaataaagtcataactatacttaatttttaatcaatataggtacctacatttttgtcTATTTGCAGGTGCTAAACCTCCCAAAAAGGAGTATGTAAACTACAAAGAACTTATGCAGAAAAGAAAACAAGAGAAAATTAAAGAAAGTGAAGAGAAACAACAGATGAGGTCCAAGAGTATATTACAAACTGGtggaaagaagaaaaagaaaaatgctaACAATGATGTTGGCCACTTACTTAGTAGTTATGGAAAGgtaatatttggttttattcatatttcttGCATTTTCAAGTCACCACACTAAGCCTAATGCAGGTAATTTAGGAGTAGAAAGTCTCGCTGgctacaagataataataacattGATTCATTGTAGATATAACACtggttttaaaaatatctttattttggATTTCACATAATGGCTTGGATTCTCACCTTTGAGTTCACCAGCTTTGAGCATTGTATGATGTTTGGTGATTGGTCCTACTTCTGATCTTTCTCTGGCCGTGCCGGATTGCCTGTACCAATACTCATCTCCTGTACATCTCATGGTTATCGGCTGGGAAGACATCATCATATTAGGATAGCATTTTTGTATTCCACTGTGTTTGAGTGAGATATATTTACTTTGCAGATGCCTTATGAAGAATCTAATGGCAGCACAGTCTTAATGCTGTTGTGTGGAATAGTGTTCACCATTGTCACTGGATTCTGTACAGTGTCCATATTTTATGATTGTatgatgtgaaaaaaaaataatagaacaaATAAGATGCTCAAAGTTTTGACCACTCCAAAGTTATCTTAAcgtaactttgtttattttgggtatagtttgtattttgtttatcaattctttagtttactttttttattctttttattatttacattagtaACATCAGTAACATGAAGCTTGTAAAAATAGTGGTCATGTTAGTACTAGGAAAAACAGTCCCATAACTGACATATTTTGAGTATTCACAAGATTGAGATTGTGTTGATACGTTACTggagatattaataaaattacttttgccTTGTTTCAGGTCAAGAAGAAGGACTTATTAAAGAAGGACGATAAAGGCgcaaagaagaagaagaaaactaaaactatatgataaataaataatttaaacgtttatttgtttgttcttaatctatactaatattataaagctgaagagtttgtttgtttgattgtttgtttgtttgaacgcgctaatctcaggaactactggtccaatttgaaaatttctttcagtgttagatagcccatttatcgaggaaggctataggctactttttatcccagtacggggagtagttcccacgggatgcgggtgaaaccgctggcagaagctagtttataatattacaaaatccTAAACTTGTGTCACGTTCGCGTTTAAATTTTCCGCCTTGTTATAAACCCACGTTTAAAATAATATCCTTGAAGTACTTACTTTTGATAAGTAAGGTCGCAAAGAAACAAATACATGGTTTCTTGAGTTTCGGGTTTCACAAAAGGCGCCGTACACTTTCTGTATTATTGGTGGGTGTGAGATttgcttatattttttgtcaggCGTATGGGAAGTTGATGGTCATGCatgtctatttatttacttgcatACATTATTTTAGCAAAGCATTTTATTACAGTGATGCGTATATGCCGCTTTTTTTTCCGACCCTCGATGCACATAgcataaataatttatcatatGACATCTTAAACAATTACATTTAGTgcttaaatacattttcatgaatcaCCTACCTGCGAACACTATTATAAAATTAGGGCCTATTGTTAATTTT harbors:
- the LOC124638639 gene encoding uncharacterized protein C1orf131 isoform X2 — its product is MSLIMTKAALALKNPESNFQFVKFEAHKPKKKAAPDNSEQNEMKQGNKHSSKDLDLKKIRHEVVKFGMSGFDPTKKEEARIALAVSLGAKPPKKEYVNYKELMQKRKQEKIKESEEKQQMRSKSILQTGGKKKKKNANNDVGHLLSSYGKVKKKDLLKKDDKGAKKKKKTKTI
- the LOC124638639 gene encoding uncharacterized protein C1orf131 isoform X1, with translation MSLIMTKAALALKNPESNFQFVKFEAHKPKKKAAPDNSEQNEMKQGNKHSSKDLDLKKIRHEVVKFGMSGFDPTKKEEARIALAVSLGAKPPKKEYVNYKELMQKRKQEKIKESEEKQQMRSKSILQTGGKKKKKNANNDVGHLLSSYGKMPYEESNGSTVLMLLCGIVFTIVTGFCTVSIFYDCMM